One Pyrus communis chromosome 13, drPyrComm1.1, whole genome shotgun sequence genomic window carries:
- the LOC137713894 gene encoding uncharacterized protein — MRIRKRQVPFPLSSLSPVPLSDPLLHDLNYSPPPVVQLHPHHRHDPPNPSHPVEKTVHVGHPPPQPFDQRVFPIGRAGKGSDGSGENKNKENKQDCGLEISILKGEEDERESIKGGDQKGNDDDDIREESILVAETLMGFASGSSSSSHPAAGSWFKGEKAFPLKKRRGSFERGANNIGQTIMDDQKDKKSMKTKTNKKREPRQQQNDDVQQKQDDHVIDGNRVTTSASATRKRARGGALMEGSRCSRVNGRGWRCCQQTLVGYSLCEHHLGKGRLRSMNSVRSRSTAAATATTTTSSTRIASTETEFKQLSASRILSVESSPPQKEDTKAVLLLDDGDIGEGKGNEGEDEEIKKPLLVTKKRMKLGIVKARSMSSLLGQTNSRAMADEDDDNNK, encoded by the exons ATGAGGATTCGGAAACGACAGGTACCCTTCCCtctgtcctctctctctccggTGCCTTTATCAGATCCCCTCCTCCACGACCTCAACTACTCACCACCACCCGTGGTGCAACTCCACCCCCACCACCGCCATGATCCTCCAAATCCCTCCCACCCAGTTGAGAAAACTGTCCATGTGGGCCACCCCCCTCCTCAGCCCTTCGATCAGCGAGTCTTTCCGATCGGACGAGCAGGCAAGGGTTCTGATGGTTCTGGGGAGAATAAGAACAAAGAGAACAAGCAAGATTGTGGTTTG GAGATATCGATATtgaaaggggaagaagatgagagagaatcCATAAAGGGAGGAGATCAGAAGggaaatgatgatgatgatatcaG GGAGGAAAGCATATTGGTTGCTGAAACGTTAATGGGGTTTGCTTCGGGATCATCTAGTTCTTCTCACCCAG cTGCTGGGAGTTGGTTTAAAGGAGAGAAAGCGTTTCCATTGAAGAAGCGAAGAGGAAGCTTCGAGAGAGGAGCCAATAATATCGGACAGACGATAATGGATGATCAGAAAGacaaaaaatcaatgaaaacgAAGACGAACAAGAAAAGGGAACCTCGACAGCAGCAAAATGACGATGTTCAACAGAAGCAAGACGATCATGTGATTGATGGCAATAGAGTCACTACTAGTGCTAGTGCAACAAGAAAGAGGGCAAGGGGAGGTGCACTCATGGAGGGGTCGCGGTGCAGTAGAGTTAACGGAAGAGGATGGAGGTGTTGCCAACAAACGCTTGTTGGTTACTCTCTTTGTGAGCATCACTTGGGGAAGGGTAGGTTAAGGAGCATGAATAGTGTCCGAAGCCGGTCGACGGCTGCGGCAACTGCTACTACCACTACTAGTAGTACTAGAATTGCTTCTACTGAGACTGAATTCAAGCAACTATCAGCGTCTAGAATATTATCCGTGGAGTCATCACCGCCGCAGAAAGAAGACACGAAAGCTGTTTTGCTGCTGGACGATGGTGATATTGGTGAAGGTAAAGGAAATGAAGGTGAAGATGAAGAGATCAAGAAGCCGTTGCTGGTTACTAAGAAGCGGATGAAGCTTGGGATCGTTAAAGCCCGATCCATGAGCAGCTTGCTAGGCCAAACGAATAGTCGTGCAATGgctgatgaggatgatgataaTAACAAGTAG